One stretch of Diabrotica undecimpunctata isolate CICGRU chromosome 5, icDiaUnde3, whole genome shotgun sequence DNA includes these proteins:
- the LOC140441110 gene encoding uncharacterized protein, translating to MEKGVGAENKGKTLNKIDSQLEMWNNQDTRLEEPDDISNMYASEPNCSKEMDSDVLNREDHELESDWSKDILVDPNCNEENYVNANRDTKEGLNPEIIKNVCGNKKKGKMHYRGTWTAKQKSVISAFFKSHLKSKVAPKNKSA from the exons ATGGAGAAGGGCGTTGGTGCTGAAAACAAAggcaaaacattaaataaaattgattcgCAACTAGAAATGTGGAACAATCAAGACACACGACTAGAAGAACCTGATGATATATCTAATATGTATGCATCAGAACCAAATTGTAGTAAAGAAATGGATTCCGATGTGTTGAATAGAGAAGACCACGAACTCGAATCAGATTGGTCGAAAGATATCTTAGTGGATCCAAACTGCAATGAAGAAAACTATGTCAACGCAAATAGAGATACTAAAGAGG GTTTGAAccctgaaataataaaaaatgtttgcggCAACAAGAAAAAAGGGAAAATGCATTACCGGGGGACATGGACTGCAAAACAGAAGTCTGTTATATCTGCATTTTTTAAGAGCCATCTTAAAAGTAAAGTGGCTCCAAAAAACAagagtgcttaa